In Doryrhamphus excisus isolate RoL2022-K1 chromosome 7, RoL_Dexc_1.0, whole genome shotgun sequence, one genomic interval encodes:
- the tfec gene encoding transcription factor EC isoform X6 translates to MPHLSDCSYFTMRDATRASNVQNQLETSKFHLHQSQNQQVKQYLTLGSKLASSAVPQPPPHPHAPIMRNGHMASINDPGSNPGSPVTLMSMGGHDSEFPMDEVIDDLISLESGFKDGGLDCMEPNIIMQNNVSLSSSMLDVYGGEQEHDTRVMAKERQKKDNHNLIERRRRYNINYRIKELGTLIPKSNDPDMRWNKGTILKASVEYIRWLQKEQQHARELEGRQKKLEQANRRLLLRIQELEIQARAHGLPNMATSLGTTELPSHLLKQQSSPQTQQPPLYQEDPNSDYLQRIAVVAGVPSIPGGGPTAPQDHMAGADGCNTFSDPLSHFTEIFSATLKGEHRLDELLMDDPLSPFATDPLLSSRSPGEVSKDSSRRSSFSSGEGDEL, encoded by the exons ATGCCACACTTATCTGACTGCAGCTACTTCACTATGCGGGACGCCACGAGAGCTTCAAAT GTACAGAACCAACTGGAGACCTCCAAGTTCCACCTCCACCAGAGTCAGAACCAGCAGGTCAAGCAGTACCTGACGCTGGGCTCCAAGCTGGCCTCTTCGGCCGTGCCCCAGCCGCCGCCGCACCCCCACGCCCCCATCATGAGGAACGGACACATGGCGTCCATCAACGACCCCGGCAGCAACCCCGGCAGCCCCGTCACCCTGATGAGCATGGGCGGCCATGACAGCGAG TTCCCCATGGATGAAGTTATCGATGACCTTATCAGTCTTGAATCGGGCTTCAAAGATGGAGGCCTGGATTGCATGGAGCCTAACATCATCATGCAAAACAAT GTGTCTCTCAGTAGCAGCATGCTGGACGTGTATGGGGGTGAACAAG AACACGACACCCGGGTCATGGCCAAGGAGAGGCAGAAAAAGGACAACCATAACTTAA TCGAAAGAAGGCGAAGATACAACATCAACTACAGGATTAAGGAGCTGGGGACGCTCATTCCCAAGTCAAACGACCC CGACATGCGCTGGAACAAAGGCACCATCCTGAAGGCCTCGGTGGAGTACATCAGGTGGCTGCAGAAGGAGCAGCAGCACGCTCGCGAGCTGGAGGGGAGGCAGAAGAAGCTGGAGCAGGCCAACAGGAGGCTTCTGCTCCGGATTCAG GAACTTGAGATCCAGGCTCGAGCGCACGGCCTCCCGAACATGGCGACGTCTTTGGGGACGACGGAGCTGCCCTCACATCTCCTCAAACAACAATCGTCTCCCCAAACTCAGCAGCCGCCTCTCTATCAGGAAGACCCAAACAGTGATTACCTCCAGAGGATAGCCGTGGTTGCTGGCGTCCCGTCCATCCCGGGGGGAGGTCCCACCGCGCCTCAGGACCACATGGCGGGCGCCGACGGCTGCAACACCTTCTCCGACCCGCTGTCCCACTTCACGGAAATCTTCAGCGCCACGCTCAAGGGGGAGCACCGGCTGGACGAGCTCCTCATGGACGACCCGCTGTCGCCTTTCGCCACTGATCCGCTCCTGTCGTCCAGGTCGCCCGGTGAGGTGTCCAAGGACAGCAGCCGCCGGAGCAGCTTCAGCTCAGGGGAAGGCGACGAGCTATAA
- the tfec gene encoding transcription factor EC isoform X3, with protein MGDAADAMSRCCLVKVLTLTEIQLLQVQNQLETSKFHLHQSQNQQVKQYLTLGSKLASSAVPQPPPHPHAPIMRNGHMASINDPGSNPGSPVTLMSMGGHDSEFPMDEVIDDLISLESGFKDGGLDCMEPNIIMQNNEVSRLPETGVSLSSSMLDVYGGEQEHDTRVMAKERQKKDNHNLIERRRRYNINYRIKELGTLIPKSNDPDMRWNKGTILKASVEYIRWLQKEQQHARELEGRQKKLEQANRRLLLRIQELEIQARAHGLPNMATSLGTTELPSHLLKQQSSPQTQQPPLYQEDPNSDYLQRIAVVAGVPSIPGGGPTAPQDHMAGADGCNTFSDPLSHFTEIFSATLKGEHRLDELLMDDPLSPFATDPLLSSRSPGEVSKDSSRRSSFSSGEGDEL; from the exons ATGGGAGATGCCGCGGACGCCATGAGTCGATGTTGCTTGGTCAAAGTGCTCACTCTGACGGAAATTCAGCTGCTGCAG GTACAGAACCAACTGGAGACCTCCAAGTTCCACCTCCACCAGAGTCAGAACCAGCAGGTCAAGCAGTACCTGACGCTGGGCTCCAAGCTGGCCTCTTCGGCCGTGCCCCAGCCGCCGCCGCACCCCCACGCCCCCATCATGAGGAACGGACACATGGCGTCCATCAACGACCCCGGCAGCAACCCCGGCAGCCCCGTCACCCTGATGAGCATGGGCGGCCATGACAGCGAG TTCCCCATGGATGAAGTTATCGATGACCTTATCAGTCTTGAATCGGGCTTCAAAGATGGAGGCCTGGATTGCATGGAGCCTAACATCATCATGCAAAACAAT gaagtgagcagaCTACCAGAAACTGGG GTGTCTCTCAGTAGCAGCATGCTGGACGTGTATGGGGGTGAACAAG AACACGACACCCGGGTCATGGCCAAGGAGAGGCAGAAAAAGGACAACCATAACTTAA TCGAAAGAAGGCGAAGATACAACATCAACTACAGGATTAAGGAGCTGGGGACGCTCATTCCCAAGTCAAACGACCC CGACATGCGCTGGAACAAAGGCACCATCCTGAAGGCCTCGGTGGAGTACATCAGGTGGCTGCAGAAGGAGCAGCAGCACGCTCGCGAGCTGGAGGGGAGGCAGAAGAAGCTGGAGCAGGCCAACAGGAGGCTTCTGCTCCGGATTCAG GAACTTGAGATCCAGGCTCGAGCGCACGGCCTCCCGAACATGGCGACGTCTTTGGGGACGACGGAGCTGCCCTCACATCTCCTCAAACAACAATCGTCTCCCCAAACTCAGCAGCCGCCTCTCTATCAGGAAGACCCAAACAGTGATTACCTCCAGAGGATAGCCGTGGTTGCTGGCGTCCCGTCCATCCCGGGGGGAGGTCCCACCGCGCCTCAGGACCACATGGCGGGCGCCGACGGCTGCAACACCTTCTCCGACCCGCTGTCCCACTTCACGGAAATCTTCAGCGCCACGCTCAAGGGGGAGCACCGGCTGGACGAGCTCCTCATGGACGACCCGCTGTCGCCTTTCGCCACTGATCCGCTCCTGTCGTCCAGGTCGCCCGGTGAGGTGTCCAAGGACAGCAGCCGCCGGAGCAGCTTCAGCTCAGGGGAAGGCGACGAGCTATAA
- the tfec gene encoding transcription factor EC isoform X4, producing the protein MPHLSDCSYFTMRDATRASNVQNQLETSKFHLHQSQNQQVKQYLTLGSKLASSAVPQPPPHPHAPIMRNGHMASINDPGSNPGSPVTLMSMGGHDSEFPMDEVIDDLISLESGFKDGGLDCMEPNIIMQNNEVSRLPETGVSLSSSMLDVYGGEQEHDTRVMAKERQKKDNHNLIERRRRYNINYRIKELGTLIPKSNDPDMRWNKGTILKASVEYIRWLQKEQQHARELEGRQKKLEQANRRLLLRIQELEIQARAHGLPNMATSLGTTELPSHLLKQQSSPQTQQPPLYQEDPNSDYLQRIAVVAGVPSIPGGGPTAPQDHMAGADGCNTFSDPLSHFTEIFSATLKGEHRLDELLMDDPLSPFATDPLLSSRSPGEVSKDSSRRSSFSSGEGDEL; encoded by the exons ATGCCACACTTATCTGACTGCAGCTACTTCACTATGCGGGACGCCACGAGAGCTTCAAAT GTACAGAACCAACTGGAGACCTCCAAGTTCCACCTCCACCAGAGTCAGAACCAGCAGGTCAAGCAGTACCTGACGCTGGGCTCCAAGCTGGCCTCTTCGGCCGTGCCCCAGCCGCCGCCGCACCCCCACGCCCCCATCATGAGGAACGGACACATGGCGTCCATCAACGACCCCGGCAGCAACCCCGGCAGCCCCGTCACCCTGATGAGCATGGGCGGCCATGACAGCGAG TTCCCCATGGATGAAGTTATCGATGACCTTATCAGTCTTGAATCGGGCTTCAAAGATGGAGGCCTGGATTGCATGGAGCCTAACATCATCATGCAAAACAAT gaagtgagcagaCTACCAGAAACTGGG GTGTCTCTCAGTAGCAGCATGCTGGACGTGTATGGGGGTGAACAAG AACACGACACCCGGGTCATGGCCAAGGAGAGGCAGAAAAAGGACAACCATAACTTAA TCGAAAGAAGGCGAAGATACAACATCAACTACAGGATTAAGGAGCTGGGGACGCTCATTCCCAAGTCAAACGACCC CGACATGCGCTGGAACAAAGGCACCATCCTGAAGGCCTCGGTGGAGTACATCAGGTGGCTGCAGAAGGAGCAGCAGCACGCTCGCGAGCTGGAGGGGAGGCAGAAGAAGCTGGAGCAGGCCAACAGGAGGCTTCTGCTCCGGATTCAG GAACTTGAGATCCAGGCTCGAGCGCACGGCCTCCCGAACATGGCGACGTCTTTGGGGACGACGGAGCTGCCCTCACATCTCCTCAAACAACAATCGTCTCCCCAAACTCAGCAGCCGCCTCTCTATCAGGAAGACCCAAACAGTGATTACCTCCAGAGGATAGCCGTGGTTGCTGGCGTCCCGTCCATCCCGGGGGGAGGTCCCACCGCGCCTCAGGACCACATGGCGGGCGCCGACGGCTGCAACACCTTCTCCGACCCGCTGTCCCACTTCACGGAAATCTTCAGCGCCACGCTCAAGGGGGAGCACCGGCTGGACGAGCTCCTCATGGACGACCCGCTGTCGCCTTTCGCCACTGATCCGCTCCTGTCGTCCAGGTCGCCCGGTGAGGTGTCCAAGGACAGCAGCCGCCGGAGCAGCTTCAGCTCAGGGGAAGGCGACGAGCTATAA
- the tfec gene encoding transcription factor EC isoform X5 yields the protein MFWLHLDTMLEYNWYGQVQNQLETSKFHLHQSQNQQVKQYLTLGSKLASSAVPQPPPHPHAPIMRNGHMASINDPGSNPGSPVTLMSMGGHDSEFPMDEVIDDLISLESGFKDGGLDCMEPNIIMQNNEVSRLPETGVSLSSSMLDVYGGEQEHDTRVMAKERQKKDNHNLIERRRRYNINYRIKELGTLIPKSNDPDMRWNKGTILKASVEYIRWLQKEQQHARELEGRQKKLEQANRRLLLRIQELEIQARAHGLPNMATSLGTTELPSHLLKQQSSPQTQQPPLYQEDPNSDYLQRIAVVAGVPSIPGGGPTAPQDHMAGADGCNTFSDPLSHFTEIFSATLKGEHRLDELLMDDPLSPFATDPLLSSRSPGEVSKDSSRRSSFSSGEGDEL from the exons GTACAGAACCAACTGGAGACCTCCAAGTTCCACCTCCACCAGAGTCAGAACCAGCAGGTCAAGCAGTACCTGACGCTGGGCTCCAAGCTGGCCTCTTCGGCCGTGCCCCAGCCGCCGCCGCACCCCCACGCCCCCATCATGAGGAACGGACACATGGCGTCCATCAACGACCCCGGCAGCAACCCCGGCAGCCCCGTCACCCTGATGAGCATGGGCGGCCATGACAGCGAG TTCCCCATGGATGAAGTTATCGATGACCTTATCAGTCTTGAATCGGGCTTCAAAGATGGAGGCCTGGATTGCATGGAGCCTAACATCATCATGCAAAACAAT gaagtgagcagaCTACCAGAAACTGGG GTGTCTCTCAGTAGCAGCATGCTGGACGTGTATGGGGGTGAACAAG AACACGACACCCGGGTCATGGCCAAGGAGAGGCAGAAAAAGGACAACCATAACTTAA TCGAAAGAAGGCGAAGATACAACATCAACTACAGGATTAAGGAGCTGGGGACGCTCATTCCCAAGTCAAACGACCC CGACATGCGCTGGAACAAAGGCACCATCCTGAAGGCCTCGGTGGAGTACATCAGGTGGCTGCAGAAGGAGCAGCAGCACGCTCGCGAGCTGGAGGGGAGGCAGAAGAAGCTGGAGCAGGCCAACAGGAGGCTTCTGCTCCGGATTCAG GAACTTGAGATCCAGGCTCGAGCGCACGGCCTCCCGAACATGGCGACGTCTTTGGGGACGACGGAGCTGCCCTCACATCTCCTCAAACAACAATCGTCTCCCCAAACTCAGCAGCCGCCTCTCTATCAGGAAGACCCAAACAGTGATTACCTCCAGAGGATAGCCGTGGTTGCTGGCGTCCCGTCCATCCCGGGGGGAGGTCCCACCGCGCCTCAGGACCACATGGCGGGCGCCGACGGCTGCAACACCTTCTCCGACCCGCTGTCCCACTTCACGGAAATCTTCAGCGCCACGCTCAAGGGGGAGCACCGGCTGGACGAGCTCCTCATGGACGACCCGCTGTCGCCTTTCGCCACTGATCCGCTCCTGTCGTCCAGGTCGCCCGGTGAGGTGTCCAAGGACAGCAGCCGCCGGAGCAGCTTCAGCTCAGGGGAAGGCGACGAGCTATAA